The following coding sequences lie in one Capsicum annuum cultivar UCD-10X-F1 chromosome 5, UCD10Xv1.1, whole genome shotgun sequence genomic window:
- the LOC124898598 gene encoding uncharacterized protein LOC124898598 produces the protein MEFTKALCDLGASVNLIPLNIYNKLGLGNPTPTNMRLVMADRSVKRPVGILYDVLVKVSNFIFPADFVILDYKVDFEVTIILGRLFLTIGSVLIDLIANELFFTVNDEVVRYNVGKSMKQHEEMSLFSVVDLYFEDEQDVLRTTQLVIEPLAVVVMNYDSEGIEEYEEIVFALTGLGSYSYTSKKLELDLANRPTSPTKPSIEEPLVLELKKLPGHL, from the coding sequence ATGGAATTCACTAAAGCACTGTGTGATTTGGGAGCAAGTGTTAACTTGATTCCAttgaatatttataataaattggGTCTGGGGAATCCCACACCTACCAACATGAGACTCGTGATGGCAGACAGGTCAGTAAAGCGACCTGTTGGAattctgtatgatgtgttggtaaaggtctCAAATTTCATATTCCCCGCAGACTTCGTCATTCTGGACTACAAGGTGGACTTCGAAGTGACCATAATATTGGGTCGACTTTTCCTCACAATTGGAAGTGTGTTGATCGATTTGATAGCGAATGAGCTTTTTTTCACGGTGAATGATGAAGTTGTGCGGTATAATGTGGGAAAATCAATGAAACAGCATGAGGAAATGAGtttgttctcagtagttgatttgtattttgaggACGAACAGGATGTGCTTAGAACTACACAACTTGTTATTGAGCCTTTAGCTGTGGTTGTGATGAactatgatagtgaaggcattgAAGAGTATGAAGAGATAGTTTTTGCCCTAACTGGCCTAGGCTCATATTCTTATACTTCTAAAAAGTTGGAACTTGACCTGGCTAATCGACCAACATCACCAACCAAGCCGTCTATTGAAGAACCTCTcgtgttggaattgaagaagcTACCTGGTCACTTATGA